In Aeromicrobium sp. A1-2, the DNA window CCGACGACGATCCCGGTCGCGCCGGCCCGGGCGTGCTGCACCGTGTACGTCTCGATGATCGCCCAGCCGTCCGCCGCAGGCACCGAAGGGGCGGACTCCGGGACATCCAGCGTTTGCTGCAGCGCTGCGTTGTCGACCTTCGGCCACTCTGTCGGGGTAGTCGCGTAGATCCCCGCGGAGTACTTCGACAGGATCCCGCCGTTGGCGCCGACCAGGCCATACGTCCCCGGATCGCGACGGACCCGGTTCACGATCTCTGCGATCGCGTGCATCGAGTAGTTGTTGCCCGCGCCGCCGAAGAACGGCAGCCCGCCTGTGACGGTCAGGCCACGTGGATCATCGGCCGCGAGCCCCAGACCGTCGCAGACCGCGGACACCGCGATCGGGTAGCAGCTGTAGAGGTCGAGGTGCGCAAGGTCGCCCATGCCGATCCCGGCGACCTCGAGCGCATGCGTCACGGCCAGGACCGCGGCCGGGCTCGCCCCGAGGTCCGGGCGGTCGATGATCGAGCGCTCGGCCGTGTCGGCTCGCCCGTGCACGAAGGTCCACCGGTCCTCTACCACACCGAGCCGGCGGGCGGCCCCGACCGACATCATGAGCACGGCAGCACCCTGGTTGACCTGGTCACGGGCGATCACGAAGCGCGGGAACGGATCGGCGACCATGCGGTTGCGGTCCGTGATCGTCATGAGCTCATCGGCGGTGCGGCTGGTCGGTGCCGCCGCAAGGGGATTGACTGCCGCCACATCGGTGAATGGCGCGAACAGCTCGCCCATCGTGTGGGCGTACGCCTCGCGGTCCAGCCCGAGGGCTGCTCGCCGGGCGTGCTCCAGCAGGGCGTACTGGCTCGTCGCGTCGGTGAGCCCGTGGCGCACCTGCGGGAGGGTCACGATGCCGCGCAACCCATAGCCACGGTCCTCGACCGTCCCGCCCGGGTCCTCGGAGAAGTCCGGCGCGCCCTCGGAGCCGGCCAGGTGGCGAGCCGTCGAGATCGCCTCGGAGCCGGCGAGGAGCACGACCTCGGCCCGGCCGGCGGCGATCTCGTCACCGAGCTCTGAGACGAGGTGCTGCGGACCCTGCCCACCGGTGACCTCGAGGATCGCCCTCGCCGGGTCCGCACCGATCGCCCGGGCGATGGATCGCGCGACATTGGTCGAGCGACCCAGTGGCGCGTGGCCGATGGGGGTGGAGATCTCGAACTGCCGGATCGCGGCGATCGTGTCGATCGCGGCAGCGATCCCGGTGCCGGCGGCGTCGGCGAGGGCGTTCGCCGCGGCCCGGGCCGCGAGATCGACCGCCGACATGCCGCGGTAGTCAGGGTCGTTGACCTGTTCGGCGCACTGGCCCACTCCGACGATGACGGGCGTACGAGGGTCCAGACCTGCGAGAGAAGGCATGCGGATCACTATACTGACGGTTACCGTTCAGTATCAGGGAGAGGTCAATGGCACACGGCGCAACGCTGGGACGTCCCCGCGACCCCGGGATGGAGCACCGGGTCGAGCGCGCGGCCTGTCGGGTCTACGGCCGGCAGGGATGGGCCGGGTTCAGTATCGACGCGGTGGCCCGCGAGGCAGGGGTCGGCAAGGCATCGATCTACCTGCGGTGGAGTGACAAGAAGTCCCTGCTCACCGATGCTCTCGTCGCCACGCTGATCCGCGTCGACGAGGTCGACAGCGGATCGCTGCGCGGAGATCTCGAGACCTTGGCGCGGCACCACGTCGGCTACTACGTCGGCGACCTCAAGAATGCGGCACTGCGGATGACGACGGAGGCTCCGATGACACCCGAGCTGCGACCGACGTGGGAGGCGTGGCGCGAGTCCCAGGTCCGTACGGCGCGGGCGACGGTACGCCGCGGAATCGCCCGCGGCGAGCTCGCTGCCGACGCATCGGTCACCCTGCTCCTGGACACCCTCTTCGGTGCGGCGCTGATGCACGCGCTGGTCACGCCCGACGAGCTGTCGCTGCACAGCGAGTCCGACATCGACGACTACGCCTGCGCGCTGGCCGACTTCGTCCTAGCCGCCGCATCGCTACCAGCGCGGGTGAATCGCCTCACGTAACCGGCGGTCGTAGATGTCGCGGACCGTCGAGTCGAAGCCCTCGGGCAGCGCGACATCGGCGGCCTCGCTGTTGGACCGCGCCTGGGCGACGTTGCGGGCACCGGGAATTGCCGCCGTGATTCCGTCCTGAGCGAGGATCCACGCGACCGCAGCCTGCGCGGGACGCACCCCGTCGGGGACCGCGTCCGCAAGCTCCTGGGCCGCGGCGACCCCGGTCGCGAAGTCGACGCCCGAGAAGGTCTCGCCGACGTCGAATGCCTCGCCGTACCGGTTGTACGACCGGTGGTCGTCCGGCGCGAAGGTCGTGCTGGTCGTGTAGCGCCCCGACAGCAGCCCCGAGGCCAGAGGTACCCGCGCGATAACGCCGACACCGGCCTCGCGGGCCGCGGGCAGCACCTCGTCGAGCGGCTTGAGCCGAAACGCGTTGACGATGATCTGGACGCTCGCGACATTCGGCCGGGCGATCGCTGTCAACGCCTCGTCGACGGTCTCGACGCTCACTCCGTACGCGGCGATGGCACCCTCCTGCACGAGCAGGTCGAGCGCGTCGTACACCGCGTCGTCGGAAAAAACGGGTGTCGGCGGGCAGTGCAGCTGGACCAGGTCAAGCGTCTCGACCCCGAGGTTGGCGCGGGATCGATCAGTCCACCAACGGAAGTTGTCGAGCATGAAGTGGGCGGGGTCCTGCCCGGCCCGGCGCCCCATCTTGGTGGCCACGAAGATGTCGAGATCGGGTCGGTCGCGGAGAAACTCCCCGATCAGCTGCTCGCTGCGTCCGTCGCCGTAGACATCGGCCGTGTCGAAGAAGGTCACGCCACCCGCGACCGCGGTGTCGAGCACTGCCATGGCCTGGTCGTGGTCGACCTCGCCCCAGTCGGCGCCGAGCTGCCAGGTGCCCAGGCCCACGACCGAGACCTTTCGTCCGGTGCGGCCCAGTACGCGTGCGTCCATGACGTTCCCCCTTCGAGATGTGCTCCGGATCAACCTATGCCGCAACAGGCGTCAGCGGGTAGATCGCAGGAGCTGCGTCGAGCTCGCTGCCAAGGACCCACGCCGACCGGATGTGGGGCGTCTGCATGGGTCGTTCGAGTTCGGTGGGGCCATTCCGCTCCTCGACCGTCCGTCGAGCGGTGCGTCATTCGCCCATCCGAGGTCTGATGCACGACCAGCTCACCGCTCCCGCGAGGATGGGCAAAAGACTCACCGCCACATATTCGGGCGCATCGCGAGCCGCCCTCTGGTCGGTGCTCCCGGTGGGGGTCGAACCCACACTGTGACGGGTTTAAGCCATCTGCCTCTGCCGATTGGGCTACGGGAGCGCAGCGCCAGCCTAGTCACGCCGCACCGGTGGGTGACACGTACCGCTCGGGTTCAGCCGCGCGGAGCCAGCCGCTGGAGCTGGGTCACATGGCCGGGCTCGAGCTCGGCAACGCTGGTGACTCCCAGGAGGCGCATCGTGCGCTCGATGTCCTTGGTCAGGATCTCGATGGTCCGGTCGACGCCGCGGCGGCCGCCAGCCATCAGCCCGTAGAGGTACGCGCGGCCGATCAGCGTGAAGTCCGCCCCCCTCGCCAGCGCCGCGACGATGTCCTGGCCCGACATGATCCCGGTGTCCAGATGGATCTCGACCGAGTCGCCGACCGCCTGCTTGACGTCCGGCAGGAGATGGAACGGGATGGGTGCCCGGTCGAGCTGGCGGCCGCCATGATTGGACAGCAGCACTGCGTCCACGCCCATCTCTGCGAGCTTGACCGCGTCGGGAACACTCTGGACGCCCTTGACGATGACCTTGCCGTGCCACTGGTCCTTGATCCAGGCCAGGTCGTCGAACGTGACGGTGGGGTCGAACATCGTGTCCAGCAGCTCGGCCACCGTCCCGGACCACGTGTCGAGCGAGGCGAACGCCAGCGGCTCGGTCGTCAGGAAGTTGAACCACCACGCGGGCCGCGGGATCGCGTTGAGCACGGTCCGCGGTGACAGCGTCGGCGGGATCGTCATGCCGTTGCGGACATCGCGCAGCCGCGCACCGGCGACCGGCACGTCCACCGTGACGAGCAACGTGTCGAAGCCGGCCTTGGCGGCGCGGTCGACCAGCGCCATCGACCGCTCCCGGTCCTTCCACATGTAGAGCTGGAACCAGTTGCGGCCGTTCGGCGCCGAAGCCGCGACATCCTCGATCGCGGTCGTGGCCATCGTGGACAACGAGTACGGGATGCCGGCCGCCTCGGCAGCAGTCGCTCCGGCAATCTCACCCTCGGACTGCATCATCCGGGTGAACCCGGTCGGCGCGATGCCGAACGGGAGGGCCGAGCGCACCCCCAGCACCTCGACCGACGTGTCCACGACCGACACGTCGCGCAGGATCGCCGGGTGGAACGTGATGTCCTCGAATGCGTGGCGGGCGCGGGCCAGCGACAACTCGGCGTCCGCGGCACCGTCGGTGTAGTCGAAGGCCGCCCTGGGGGTGCGTCGCTTGGCGATCGTCCGCAGGTCGTCGATCGTGAGCGCCTGGCCGAGCCGGCGGCGGGTCGGGTTGAAGGTCGGGGTCTTGAACTTCAGCAGCGGCAGGAAGTCCCGTGGACGGGGGAAGCGGCGGCGCTGGGCCATGGTGGTCCTTTCGGGTCCTACGCGGAGATGACGACGGAGTCGGGTTCCAGGCCGGCGAGCAAGCGATGGATCTGGTGGCGGACGACCCCCTCGATCCGCGGCCGCATCGCTGTCGACATGCCACCGACGTGCGGTGAGACGAGGACGCCCGGGGTCGTCCACAAGGGATGATCGGGCGGCAGCGGCTCGGGATCAGTCACATCGGTGGCGTAGCGGATGCGACCTGCCTGCCGCACGACCGCGTCTGTGTCGGTGATCTTGCCGCGCGACACATTGACCACGACCGCGCCATCGGGCAACGCGCTCAGGAACGCGTCGTCGATCATGCCCTCGGTTGTCTCGGAAAGCGGGACCGCGACGACGACCGCATCAACCCTGGGCAGCAGCCCGGCAAGCTCGTCTGAACCGTGCACGGTCCCGCGACCGTCCGCCCGTCGGTGGCCTGCGACCCTTACGAGCTCGGCATCGAATCCGGTCAGGCGCTTCTCGATTTCGCCGCCGATGCCGCCGTGGCCGAGCAGCATGATCCGTCGGTCCAGCAGACTCGCGGTCAGGCGTCGGTTCCACTGCGGGCGTTCGCGGGCAAAGGCATCGATCTCTCGCTGCGAGGCAAGCAGCAGGGCGACCGCGAGTTCCGCGGTGGAGCCCTCGTGCACACCGATTGCGTTGCAGCAGGTGATGCCGGCGGGCAGCGCGGCCTCGACCCCGTCGAAGCCGAGGGTCTGCAGCTGCAGGACGCCGAGTCGCTGCGGGTCGATCCGCTCGAGGCCATCCGTGGCGTTGCGGTACGTGCTCACCGCGAGGGCGACGTGGCCGTCCGGCTGGGGCTGGGCGACGTCCCAGACTTCGAGCTCGACCCGAGAGTCGATGGCGGCGAGGCGCTCGAGCCAGCCCTCGTCAGGGACTGTCACGCGAAGAGGCGCCGTGGTGAAGTCGATCATGCTTTATCCTCCGACACCTGGTGGTGCACGGCAACGGCTCGGGTCGTGCGTCGTGCTCAGGTGCTGACCATGTCCCAGGCGATGCCGTCGAGGATGTCGTGCTCGCTGACGACCAGGGTATCGGTCGCCAGTGGCAGCAGCTCGGCCAGCCGGTCGAGAATCAGCGCACCGGCGCCGATGACGTCGGCGCGACCCGGGTGCATGAACGGTAGGGCGCGACGGTCCGCGACGGACATCTGGACCAACGACAGACAGGCCGCGCGGACGTCGCCGATCGACATCCGGGCGCCATGGATCGTCGCCGAGTCGTACGAGGGGAGTGCCAGCGAGTGGGCCGCGACCGTCGTCACGGTCCCGGCCACGCCGACGAATGAGGCGACCGGATCGATCTGGGAGACGATCGGCGCAAGCACACTGTCGACGTGGTTCATGCAGGCGATGACCTCTGCCACCGAAGCCGGGTCGCTGGTCAGGAAGCGCTCCGTCAACCGCACCGAGCCGATGTCGAGCGAGACCGACCACTCGACGTCCTCCCCCGTGCCGACGACGATCTCGGTCGACCCACCGCCGATGTCGATCACCAGAGTGCGCTCGACCTCCAGGTCGCGAGTTGCTCCGAGGAACGAGGCGCGCGCCTCGTCGAGGCCCGCCAGGACGATCGGGCGTACGCCGAGGATCCCCTCGATCGCATCCTCGAAGACCGCCGCGTTGTCGGCATCGCGAACAGCCGAGGTAGCGCAGAAGCGGACCTGCGTGGCTTCGAACATCTCGATCATCGCGGCAAACTCACGGGTCGCCTGGACCGCGCGCTCGATGGCCTCCTCGGCCAGGTGATGCGTGCGATCAACGTCCTGACCCAGGCGCACGATGCGCATCTCCCGCAGCAGATCGGTCTTGCTGCCGTCCGCGATGTCGCTGATCAGCAGGCGGATCGAGTTGGTCCCGCAGTCGATCACGGCCACACGCGCAGGATGCTCAGGCATTCGTCGAGGGTATCGAGCCGCGTCTTCCGGGCGTCACTCCGCCTCGACACGCGTCACGGCGCGGCGGGGCGGCCATAGGTGGAA includes these proteins:
- a CDS encoding NAD(P)-dependent oxidoreductase, with amino-acid sequence MIDFTTAPLRVTVPDEGWLERLAAIDSRVELEVWDVAQPQPDGHVALAVSTYRNATDGLERIDPQRLGVLQLQTLGFDGVEAALPAGITCCNAIGVHEGSTAELAVALLLASQREIDAFARERPQWNRRLTASLLDRRIMLLGHGGIGGEIEKRLTGFDAELVRVAGHRRADGRGTVHGSDELAGLLPRVDAVVVAVPLSETTEGMIDDAFLSALPDGAVVVNVSRGKITDTDAVVRQAGRIRYATDVTDPEPLPPDHPLWTTPGVLVSPHVGGMSTAMRPRIEGVVRHQIHRLLAGLEPDSVVISA
- a CDS encoding Ppx/GppA phosphatase family protein produces the protein MPEHPARVAVIDCGTNSIRLLISDIADGSKTDLLREMRIVRLGQDVDRTHHLAEEAIERAVQATREFAAMIEMFEATQVRFCATSAVRDADNAAVFEDAIEGILGVRPIVLAGLDEARASFLGATRDLEVERTLVIDIGGGSTEIVVGTGEDVEWSVSLDIGSVRLTERFLTSDPASVAEVIACMNHVDSVLAPIVSQIDPVASFVGVAGTVTTVAAHSLALPSYDSATIHGARMSIGDVRAACLSLVQMSVADRRALPFMHPGRADVIGAGALILDRLAELLPLATDTLVVSEHDILDGIAWDMVST
- a CDS encoding acetyl-CoA acetyltransferase, with the protein product MPSLAGLDPRTPVIVGVGQCAEQVNDPDYRGMSAVDLAARAAANALADAAGTGIAAAIDTIAAIRQFEISTPIGHAPLGRSTNVARSIARAIGADPARAILEVTGGQGPQHLVSELGDEIAAGRAEVVLLAGSEAISTARHLAGSEGAPDFSEDPGGTVEDRGYGLRGIVTLPQVRHGLTDATSQYALLEHARRAALGLDREAYAHTMGELFAPFTDVAAVNPLAAAPTSRTADELMTITDRNRMVADPFPRFVIARDQVNQGAAVLMMSVGAARRLGVVEDRWTFVHGRADTAERSIIDRPDLGASPAAVLAVTHALEVAGIGMGDLAHLDLYSCYPIAVSAVCDGLGLAADDPRGLTVTGGLPFFGGAGNNYSMHAIAEIVNRVRRDPGTYGLVGANGGILSKYSAGIYATTPTEWPKVDNAALQQTLDVPESAPSVPAADGWAIIETYTVQHARAGATGIVVGRLDGRRFLATTVAGDDDLVAVLTGAAEPIGARIYARSFGYGNRVTLTPERMDELLPRPATGLREDYEHVAVRRDGHILEVTLQRPQVRNALHAAAHVELDGIFDAYLADPELWVAIITGAGDDAFCAGNDLTATTTEGGGFPWFPSSGFGGLTSREGMHKPVIAAVNGAAMGGGFEIVLACQLAVADESARFALPEVKVGLFAAAGGVVRLPRAIPTKIAHDMILTGRAIPAAEALRLGLVSRVVPDGGALAAARELAAEIVAVSPTSVRLSLEVIEQTRGVADDVAAARKETDAMDQLLVSEDTLEGVMAFAEKRTPQWKNR
- a CDS encoding TetR/AcrR family transcriptional regulator — its product is MAHGATLGRPRDPGMEHRVERAACRVYGRQGWAGFSIDAVAREAGVGKASIYLRWSDKKSLLTDALVATLIRVDEVDSGSLRGDLETLARHHVGYYVGDLKNAALRMTTEAPMTPELRPTWEAWRESQVRTARATVRRGIARGELAADASVTLLLDTLFGAALMHALVTPDELSLHSESDIDDYACALADFVLAAASLPARVNRLT
- a CDS encoding aldo/keto reductase: MDARVLGRTGRKVSVVGLGTWQLGADWGEVDHDQAMAVLDTAVAGGVTFFDTADVYGDGRSEQLIGEFLRDRPDLDIFVATKMGRRAGQDPAHFMLDNFRWWTDRSRANLGVETLDLVQLHCPPTPVFSDDAVYDALDLLVQEGAIAAYGVSVETVDEALTAIARPNVASVQIIVNAFRLKPLDEVLPAAREAGVGVIARVPLASGLLSGRYTTSTTFAPDDHRSYNRYGEAFDVGETFSGVDFATGVAAAQELADAVPDGVRPAQAAVAWILAQDGITAAIPGARNVAQARSNSEAADVALPEGFDSTVRDIYDRRLREAIHPRW
- a CDS encoding alpha-hydroxy acid oxidase, with protein sequence MAQRRRFPRPRDFLPLLKFKTPTFNPTRRRLGQALTIDDLRTIAKRRTPRAAFDYTDGAADAELSLARARHAFEDITFHPAILRDVSVVDTSVEVLGVRSALPFGIAPTGFTRMMQSEGEIAGATAAEAAGIPYSLSTMATTAIEDVAASAPNGRNWFQLYMWKDRERSMALVDRAAKAGFDTLLVTVDVPVAGARLRDVRNGMTIPPTLSPRTVLNAIPRPAWWFNFLTTEPLAFASLDTWSGTVAELLDTMFDPTVTFDDLAWIKDQWHGKVIVKGVQSVPDAVKLAEMGVDAVLLSNHGGRQLDRAPIPFHLLPDVKQAVGDSVEIHLDTGIMSGQDIVAALARGADFTLIGRAYLYGLMAGGRRGVDRTIEILTKDIERTMRLLGVTSVAELEPGHVTQLQRLAPRG